TATTGCCGTCACATCGGCCTTCTCCTTTGCGGTCCCGGTGGACATCGAAAAGATCGTGTCGCCATCGCCCATCGTATGCACAGGGTTGATCGCGCGCGCGTAGCCGTCATGGGCCATCTGCGCAATCTTCGTCATCTGTGTCTTGGTGAAGGGAGCATTCGTCGCGACAACGCCGATCGTCGTATTCGCGGCATTCTGCACCACGACGCGATAGCCGTTCATCATCGCTTCCATCGAATCGCGATAGCCCTTCCCGTCTTCGCTTCGCGCACCAGCAACGACCTTGCCCGTGTGCGGATTGACGACGTCACCCACTGCATTCACGGCGACCAGCGCGCCAACCACGATGTCCGTGCCGGGCACTTTATGGCTCGCCGTACCAAGCCCCGACTTCATCGTGTACTTCGGCCCGAACATCTTACCGATCGTTGCGCCCGCTCCCGCACCAACGCAGCCCTCGGCCACCGGCTCGCTCGACGCCGCCAGGCATGCCTTATAGCCGTGCTCTTCGCCCGGACGAATCTTGAAGTCTCCGACACCCAGGTCCATCAGAATGGCCGCAGGCACAATCGGGACAACGCCCAGTTTGCCAATCTTGTAGCCGAGGTTGTGCTCCTCAAGCCACTTCACCACGCCGGTAGCGGCGGCAAGTCCATACGCGCT
The genomic region above belongs to Acidobacteriota bacterium and contains:
- a CDS encoding P1 family peptidase, with the protein product MKRREFARNLLGLPLAAALPSTAAFAANEPSPLPPGGSITDVPGLKVGHHTLKERPTGCTVLICETGATAGVDVRGSAPGTRETDLLSPINSVQQVQAILLSGGSAYGLAAATGVVKWLEEHNLGYKIGKLGVVPIVPAAILMDLGVGDFKIRPGEEHGYKACLAASSEPVAEGCVGAGAGATIGKMFGPKYTMKSGLGTASHKVPGTDIVVGALVAVNAVGDVVNPHTGKVVAGARSEDGKGYRDSMEAMMNGYRVVVQNAANTTIGVVATNAPFTKTQMTKIAQMAHDGYARAINPVHTMGDGDTIFSMSTGTAKEKADVTAIGAIAATVMARAIVRAAMQATSLPDLGLPAYRDYVGKP